From the Deinococcus gobiensis I-0 genome, the window GCTGCGGCAGGGCAAGCGCGTCGTGCTGATGGACTTCGGGATCAAGCACACCATCATCGAGCGGCTGGCCGAGGTGGGTATCGAGCCCATCGTGGTGCCCGCGCACACCACCCCGGCGCAGATCATGGCGCTGCAACCGCACGGCCTGTTCCTCTCGAACGGCCCCGGCGATCCCGCCCCGCTGGAGTACGCCCACAAGACCGCCTGGGAGATGATGGGCCTGCTGCCGACCTTCGGCATCTGCCTGGGCCACCAGATCCTGGGGCTCGCGGCAGGCGGCAAGACCTTCAAGATGAAGTTCGGGCACCGGGGCGGCAACCAGCCGGTCAAGAACCTGCTCACCGGCAACGTCGAGATCACGTCGCAGAACCACGGCTACGCGGTGGACATCGACTCGATTCCCAACGGGGCTTTCGTCGCCACGCACGTCAACCTCAACGACGGCACGCTGGAGGGCATGGCCCACAGCCGCTACCCGGTGTTCAGCGTGCAGTACCACCCCGAAGCCAGCCCCGGTCCGCACGACAGCCGCTACCTCTTCGACCGCTTCATCGAGGAGATCGACGCCTTTGACGGCGGCGACGGCTCGCCCATCGTCAAGGCGAGCGCGGGGCGACTGGGCGTCTGAGCCTCCGGCTCCTCACGAAGTTTTTCTAGAGTGTTCGGTGTGGCTCCTGAAGGCGCACCGAACCTCTTCCGTTTTCTGACCGTGCGGCGGCCGGTGCGCCGGGTCGCCCTCGGGGCGGCGCTCGCGCTGCTGGCGCCGGGGCTGCCGGGCCGCGCGGCGACGGCCCCAGCCCAGACCGCCTCGCCGCCGACCGTCCGCTTCGTACTGACCCAGACGCTGGTGCGCCCGGCGACAGGGGGCGGGGCCGACCGCTACGAGCCCTCGCCCGCCTCGGTGGTGCCCGGCGACCTGCTGCGCGAGGAAGTCGCCGTGACCAATGTGGGCCGCGCAGCGCTGCGGAACGTGCTGGTCGCCTTGCCGGTGCCGGGCGGCACGGCCTACGCGGGCCGCGCGACCCCGGCCACCGCCGGCTGGACCCTCCAGTTCTCGGACGACCGGGGACGCACCTACGCCGCGCAGCCGGCCCGCACCGTGAGCCGCACCGAAAACGGCAGGGCGGTGAGCCGTCAGGTCGCTGCCCCGCCCGAAACCTACACCCATGTGCGCTGGACGGTGGCGACCCTGCGGCCCGGCGAGACCCTCAAATTCAGTTTCCGGGTGAGTGTCCGGGCCGCCGGGGCGCAGGACGGGAACTGACCCCCACCCGCCGCTCCCGGCCTGGATGAAGAAAAACCCGGAGCCGCTGCGGGCGGGCAGAATCTATCCTGCGCGGGAAAGATTCGCCCTCATCCCCCGCCGGGGCCGGGTGCCCGGTGCGGCGCTCTCCCCGGCCCGCACTTCAGGACCCAGCCCACCGGAGGCCCCCATGAGTGACCAGCCCGACCTGTTCGGCCAGAAGGACGCCGCGCCCAGACCCGTGATGCCCGCCGGGCTCCCCGAGTCGTGGCGCGCCGCCCTGGCCGACGAGTTCGCCGCGCCCTCCTTCCACGCCCTCAAGGATTTCCTGGTCGAGGAACGCCGCACCCATACCGTCTATCCCCCGGCCCCCGACGTCTTCAATGCCCTGCGCCTCACCCCGCTGGAGAACGTCCGGGTCCTCATCCTCGGTCAGGACCCCTACCACGGTGCGGGACAGGCGCACGGCCTGTCCTTCAGCGTGCGGCCCGGCGTGCGCGTGCCCCCCAGCCTCCAGAACATCTACAAGGAGTTGCAGACCGACCTGCCCGGCTTTACCCCGCCCCGGCACGGCGACCTGCGGGCCTGGGCCGAGCAGGGCGTCCTGCTGCTCAACGCGGTGCTGACGGTGCGCGCGGGCGAGGCGAACAGCCATGCGGGCAAGGGCTGGGAGGGGTTCACCGACGCGGTGATCCGGGCGGTGAATGCCAAGCCGGGGCGGGTGGTGTTCGTGCTGTGGGGGGCGTACGCGCGCAAGAAGGCCAAGCTGATTACGGGCCGGCAGCACGTGATCATCGAGTCGGCGCACCCGTCGCCGCTGAGCATGGCGCGGTTCATGGGGAGCCGGCCGTTCTCGAAGGTGAATGCGGCGCTGGAGGAGGCGGGCGAGGCGCCCATCGACTGGCAGCTTCCCCTCAAGGTCGAGGCCGAGTAATGCCCAGCCGCACCGACCTGCTGGCCGAGGACTACCTGCGCCGCGAGGGCCATGACCCCAAAAAGTTCAGGTATTTCTACCCCGACGGCCGGCCGTACCGCGACAAGGCCGGGATCGCGCGCATCGCGTCGCTGGCGGTGCCGCCCGCCTACGAGGACGTGTACGTGGCCCCCGACGCCGACGCCGAGGTGCAGGCCTTCGGGCGCGACGCCGCCGGGCGGCTGCAATACCGTTACCACCCCGACTTCGTGCAGGCGGGCGCCCTCAAGAAGTGGCAGCGCCTGAGCCGCTTCGCCGGGGCGCTGCCCACCCTCAAGGCCGTGACCGGCAGCGACCTGCGCGCGGGCGGCCTGCCCCCCCGCAAGGTGCTGGCCCTCATGACCCGGCTGCTGCACGTGGCCCGGTTCCGGGTGGGCAGCGACACCTACGCCCGCCAGCACCAGACCTACGGCCTGAGCACCCTGCGCCAGCGGCACGTGAAGGTCGAGGGGAACACGGTCGTCTTCGACTTCAAGGGCAAGCACGGCGTCTCGCAGCACAAGGCGGCCACCGACCGCACCCTGAGCGGCAACATCGCGCGCCTGCTCGACCTGCCCGGCCCCTGGCTGTTCCAGACGGTGGACGCGGAGGGCGAGCGCCGCCGCATCCATGCGCCCGAGCTCAACGCGTACCTGCGCGAGGTGATCGGGCCGTTCACGGCCAAGGACTTCCGGACCTGGGGCGGCACGCTGCTCGCCGCCGAGTATCTGGCCGAGGCGGGCGTGCAGGAAACCGAGCGCGCCGCGCGCAAGGTGCTCGTGGAATGCGTGAAGGTCGTGGCCGCCGACCTGGGCAACACGCCCGCCGTCACGCGCGGCAGCTATGTCTGCCCGGTCATCTTCGACCGCTACCTGGAGGGCAAGGTGCTCGACGATTACGAGCCGCGCACCGCCCGGCAGGAGGCCGAACTGGAGGGCCTGACCCGCAGCGAGGCCGCCCTGAGCCGCCTGCTCGCCAGCGAGAAGACCCTGCGGGGCCGCAGTCGGGAGCGCCGGGCCACCGGCGCCTGACCCGGTCCGGCACCCCGGCCCAGGCCCTCTCCAGGAATGGAGGGGGCCGCGCGTTGTCGCCCGCCCGGCCCCGGTCCGGTCTCCCGTGGTGCCCGGACTGCGGGTTGTATACGGCAAAATGAGCATTTGACTAGGTTTTTTTAGACATTGCGTCCGGGAAACCCTATGCTGATGCTATGCAGGGATGCGACTTCTGCAAATTGGACGGTAAAAAGGAGACGCCATGAAACTGATCACGGCGATCGTCAGGCCCGACCGGGTCCAGCAGGTTAAAGAGGCGCTGTTTCAGGCCGGCATCAGCGGCCTGACCCTCTCGCGGGTGAGCGGGCACGGCGGCGAGCAGGAAATCGTGGAGCACTACCGGGGCACGCGCGTGATGGTCGAGTTCCACGACAAGGTGGAATTCCGCATGGCCGTCAGCGAGCCCTTCGTGGACATCGCCATCAAGGCGATCTGCAAGGGCGCGCGGACCGGCGAGGTGGGCGACGGCAAGATCTTCGTGCAGCCCCTCGAGCGCGTCGTGCGTATCCGCACCGGCGAGGAAGACAACTCGGCCCTGACCCCCGTCAACGAGACCCGGCTGACCCCCGCCTGAGGGCGGTTTCCGACAGGAGGAAGTGACCATGCGCACACCCGACCGCACCACCGCCCTCGCGGCCGCGCCCCTGCTGGCCCTGGCGCTCGGCAGCGCCGCCCTAGCCCAGGGCGCGGCGACCCCGCCCCCCACCCTGAACAGCGGCGACACCGCCTGGATGCTCGTCTCGGCCGCCCTGGTGCTGCTGATGACGCCGGGCCTGGCCTTCTTCTACGGCGGCCTGACCCGCGCCCAGAGCGTCCTGAACACCATGATGATGAGCGTCGTGTCCATCGGCCTCGTCGGCGTGCTGTGGATGCTCGCGGGCTACACCATCGCCTTCGGGCCGAACGGCAACGCCCTGGTCGGCGGCTTCTCGAACCTGGGCCTGGAAGGCCTGCAGGGCCAGCTCACCGGCACCATCCCCAGCTACGTCTTCGCGGCCTTCCAGGCGATGTTCGCCATCATCGCGCTGGCGCTCATCTCGGGAGCGGTCATCGAGCGCATGCGCTTCGGGGCCTTCGTGCTGTTCGGCGGCCTCTGGAGCCTGCTGATCTACTCGCCCCTGGCCCACTGGGTCTGGAGCAGCGACGGCTGGCTATTCAAGGACGGCGCGCTGGACTTCGCGGGCGGCACCGTCATCCACATCTCGGCCGGGGTCTCGGCGCTCGTCGCCGCCTTCGTGCTCGGGCCGCGCATCGGCTTCCCGCGCAACGCCCACATCCCCCACAACGTGCCGCTGGTGCTGCTGGGCGCGGGCCTGCTGTGGTTCGGCTGGATGGGCTTCAACGCCGGGTCGGCCGCCGCCGCCAACCAGACCGCCGGCCTCGCCTTCATCACCACCCTGATCGCCCCCGCCGCCGCGATGCTCACCTGGCTGGTCTGGGAGTCCTCGCGCGCCGGCAAGCCGACCGCCGTGGGCGCCGCCACCGGCCTGGTCGTGGGCCTGGTCGCCATCACCCCCGCCTGCGCCTTCGTGAGCCCCTGGGCCGCCGTGATCGTCGGGGCCGTGGGCGCCACCGCGAGCTACTGGGCCGTGCAGCTCAAGCACCGCCTGCGCGCCGACGACAGCCTCGACGTGTTCGCCTGCCACGGCGTCGCCGGCATCGTGGGCGCCCTGCTGACCGGCGCGCTGGCCTTCACGACCGGCAGCGGCAAGCCCTGGGGCGAGCAGATGCTCACGCAGATCGTCAGCGTGGTCGCCAGCGTGGTCTGGGCGGGCGTCGGCTCCTTCGTCCTGCTCAAGCTGGTGGGCCTGGTCATGCCGCTGCGCGTTCCGGCCAGTCAGGAAGTCGCGGGCATCGACCAGAGCGCCCACAGCGAACAGGGCTACAGCGAGAACGAAACCGGCCTGGGCGCCCCCGTCTTCCTCGGCGGCGACTGAGGACCAAGCTCCACCTGCGACACCAGAACCTCCACGTTGCCCCGCCACCGACCGCATCCCCGGTGGCGGGGTTTTCCGTGCCGGGTCTACAGCAGGATCACGTCCACCTCGTCCCCGGCCTCCACCTTCTGGCCCTCGGGCACGATGACCAGGGCGTCGGCGTCGCTCAGGGACCGCAGCACGCCGCTGCCCTGCTGGCCGTAGTCGCTGACCTGCCCCCCGGTGATGGTCGCGCGCCAGAAGGCGGTCTTGTCGCTCAGGGTCCGGAAGGGCGTCGCGGCGCGCAGGTGCAGGGTCTGCACCGGCTGGCCGGTCAGCGCCGGGCGCACGATGACGTGAAAGACCACGAGGCTGCTCACCGGGTTGCCCGGCAGGCCGAAGACCGGCAGGCCCTTCCAGCCGCCGAGCAGGGCGGGGCCGCCGGGGCGCATCCGCACCTTCCAGAAGGACACCCGGCCCTGGTCGATGAGCAGGTCGCGCATGAAGTCGTACTTGCCCATGCTGACGCCGCCACTGGTGAGGAGCACGTCGGCGCCGCCCGCGCGCGCGATGGCGTCCTCCAGGGCCTCGGGGCGGTCGGGGGCGTGGCCCAGCGGCACGACCTCGCAGCCGGCCTCGCGCAACATGGCGCCCAGGCCCACGCTGTTGGAGTCGTACACCTGCCCGGCGCGCAGCGGGGTGCCGGGGGCGACCACCTCGTCGCCGGTCGAGAGCAGGGCCACGCGCAGCCGCCGCCTGACCCGCACCTCGGCGTGGCCCAGCGCGGTCGCCAGCGCCAGCCGGGGCGAGGTCAGCGGCAGCCCGGCGCGCATGACCACCTCGCCCGCGCGGAAGTCGCCGCCCTCGGCGCGCACGTCGCCGGGGCTGGCGGCGCGCAGCAGCTCCACGGCGTCCAGCCCCTGGTCACGCAACTGCTCGACCGGGCAGATGGCGTCGGTGCCGCGCGCCATCGGGGCGCCGGTGTAGATCCGCACGCACTCGCCCGGACCGACCTCGCCCGTGAACGGCTCGCCTGCCCGGCTCTCGCCCACGACCTTCAGGAGCACGGGCGTGTCGGGGCCGGCCCCCCGCGTGTCGGCCTCGCGGCAGGCGATGCCGTCCAGCGCGCTCTCGGTGGCCGAGGGGTGGCTGACCAGGGCGGCGAGGTCCCCGGCCAGCACCCGGCCCAGGGCCTGGGCGACCGCGACCGTCTCGGTGCCGGGGTCGGGCAGCAGCGCCGCGAGCATGGCGCGCGCCTCCTCGACACTGACATGCATGGGAAAAGCCGGTGGGGTAGAGGAGGTGGGCAGGGGCATGAGGGCCAGCATAAAGGCCACGGTCCCTGCCCCAGGGAAGGCGCTTGCTAGACTGGGGAGCGCAGAGCCCCGGGCCGAGGGAGGCCCGGAGCAGGGAGGACCACCTATGAACATCGCCCAGAACAAAGTCGTCGAACTCGAATACAAGCTCACGGTAGACGGCGAGGTCATCGACCAGAGCGAACCGGGTGAGCCGTTGGTGTACCTCCAGGGCCACAACAACATCATTCCGGGGCTGGAGCGGGCGCTGGAAGGCAAGCAGACCGGCGACAGCCTCCAGGTCACCGTGCAGCCCGAAGACGGCTACGGCGTGCGCGACGAGGACGCCATCGAGGACCTGGAGCGCTCGGACTTCGAGGACGATATCGAAGTCGGCGCGACCTACTACGCGCAGGCCGAGGACGGCAGCGTACTGCCCTTCACGGTGCTGGCCATCGACGGCGACACCGTGCAGGTGGACTTCAACCCCCCGCTGGCGGGCGAGGTCCTGAACTTCGACGTGAAGGTCCTGAACGTGCGCGACGCGACCGCCGAGGAGCTGGAGCACGGCCACGCCCACACCGAAGGGATGCACGACCACTAAACATTCCGGAGCAGGACGCGGGAAGCGTGGGCCGGCTGGCCCGCCGCTTCCCGCCTTTCCTTGAAGGGCGGGCGCGGAAAGACCGGGGCAGCGCAGGAAGCCGGCCGCGCCGTACTACACTGGGGAGCGAGATGCCGCTGGAATCCGGGGTGCTGCTGGCCGGCCGCTATGAGCTGCGCGCCTTGCTGGGAGAAGGAGGCAGCGCGCAGGTGTTCCGCGCCGCAGACGCGCTGCTGGGGCGCGAGGTGGCGGTCAAGGTCATGCACGCGCATGTGCCCGAGTCCGACCGCCGGCGCTTTCTGCGCGAGGTCCGGACCCTGGCGCGCCTGACCCATCCCGGCGTGGTCCCGGTTCTGGACCTGGGCGAGGAGCAGGAGGGGGGACGGCCCTTTTTCACCATGCCGCTGCTGACCGGCGGCCCGATCACGGCGCTGGGGCCGCTGGAAGACGCGCCCGGGCCGCTGGCGCAGTTCCTGACGGCGGCGGCCTTCGCGTCGCGGGCGCTGCATTTCGTGCATGCCCAGGGCATCGTGCACCGTGACCTCACGCCGGGCAACGTGCTGCTCGACGGTGCGGGGTTGCCGCGCATCATGGACTTCGGGCTGGTGGCCCTGTCCGAGCAGACCCGGCACCTCACCCGCAGCGGGGTCACGCTGGGTACGCCCGCCTACATGGCCCCCGAGCAGGCCAAGGGCACGGGGGTGGACGCCCGCAGCGACCTGTACGCGCTGGGCGCGGTGCTGTACCGCGTGGCCTGCGGCAGCCCGCCCTTCGTCGGCGACAGTGACCAGAGCGTGCTGTACCAGCATGTCTACGAGGCCGCCCCCGATCCGCGTGAGCTGAACCCGGCCATTCCCGACGCGGTGGCGCAGGTGCTGCTGGCCCTGCTCGCCAAGCGGCCCGAGCGCCGGCCCGAGAGCGGCGAGGTGCTCGCGCACCTGTGGGCGCTGGCGCGGCGGGACGTGTGGACGGCCCACGCGCGCGGGCAGTACCGGGGCGGGCGCGTGCGCAGCGGCGAGCATCCCGACGGCCCGGCCCGCGTGGCGCGGCTTCAGGAGGCCTGGAGCGTGGCCCTGCCCGGCGAGGTGACGTGGCCGGCGGCGGTGGTGGGCGAGGGCGACCTCGTGGCCGTGGGCACGCGCGGCGGGCAGCTGATCCTGACCCACACGTCGGGGCGGCCCTACGCGACCCTCGCGGCGCGTGACGAGGTGACCGCCCCGGCGACCTTCTTGGGCGGGCACGTGCTGTACGGGGCCTGGGACGGCACCCTGCGCCGCGCCGAGTTGCAGAGCGGGCAGGAGGTCTGGCGGCACCAGGCCCGCGCCGAATTCACCGGGGCCCCCACCGTCTGGGCCGACCGGGTGCTGGCCGCCAGCCGCGACGGGCACCTCCACGCCCTGAACCTGCGCACCGGCGAGCTGGCCTGGGCCTACCGCACCGGGGGGCCACTGGCGGCCAGTCCGGGTCATCTGGGCGGGGGCGGCGCTGCTGTGCGACGAGGACGGCTGGCTGCACGCCATCGACGCCCGCAGCGGGGGGCCGCTGTGGAAGGTCGAGGTGGGCACGGTCCACGCGACCCCGGCCCTGCTGCCCACCGGCCCGGCCGAGGCCACACTGGTCGTCGCCACCTGGCCCGGCGAGGTCCATGCCCTGCGGCTGAGCGCGGCGTCGGGGCGCGCCGCCCTGAACACCGAGGAACCGATCCTGTGGACCTACGACCTGGAGGACGAGGTCTGGGCCTCGCCCGCCATCGCCCGCTCGGCCCTGGCCGCGCCGGTCCCGGCGGCGTCCGACGAGGCCGCGCTGCCCGACGCCCCGGCGCAGGGCGCTCAGGCGGCGCGGGGCCCGGCCGGGGGGCACGGGGTGGTCGTGGTGGCCGGATGGGGCGGCGTGGTGCGGGCGCTGCGGCTCTCGGACGGCGAAGACCTCTGGGCACACGCGCTCGAAGGCCGGGTCACGGCCAGCCCGGTCATCAGTGGGGGGATGGTCTACCTGGCCTCCGAACTGGGTGAACTGACGGCGCTCGACCTCGCCACGGGCGCGGTGCGCTGGACCCGGCGCGAGCGCACCGGCGTGCAGGCCACCCCACTCGCTGCCGGCGGCGCGCTGTATGTCGCCTTCATGGACGGGACCCTGCGCGCCTACCGCGACGCCACCCCGGCCTGGACCCCTGGCGGCGCGCGCGAGGACTGAGGGTCCGGGCAAGGGGCCGCGCGGATTCTCACCTGCGGCGCATCCATCCCGGCGCGCGCCGGGGCTAGACTCGGGGGCAAAGTGGCGCCCGCGCCCGTCCCCCTGGAGGTCCACCCATGCCCAATCTCGGTCCCGGAGAAATTCTCGTCATTCTGATAGTCGCGCTGCTGGTGTTCGGGCCGCGCAAACTGCCGGACCTGGGCAAGAGCCTGGGCGGCGCGCTGCGCGAGTTCCGCCGCAGCACCCAGGGCCTCAAGGAAGACTTCGACGGCGCGATGCGCGAGTCGCCCGCCCCGGCCCAGGCCCAGACGGCCCAGCCGGTCACCCAGGTCATCGCCGCCCAGCCCCAGGTGGTCACGGCGCAGGCCGTCACCCCCCAGGCCGCCGCTCCCCAGCCCCAGGCCACGCCGACCGCCGAACCCCGCCAGGGCTGAAGACTTCCCGCTGCCCCCGGCCGCCCCCGCTTGTAAGCACGCTGCAAGCGGGGGCGGTTATAACAGAGGAGATGGTGTCTCCTGCCTCCTCCTGCCCGCCGGGCCGACCGGACCACGCGTGAATACCGCCCTGCTGGTGGCCCTGTTCGTGGTCACGCTGCTGCTGCTCGTCCGTATGTCCGAGCGTGCCCTGAGCGCCGTGCTGGCCGTGACAGGCGCGGTTCTGGTGCTGTTCCTGGCCGCCGTGAACCTGGGCGCGACCCAGGGGGACCTGCTGGCCCGCCTGGCGCGCACCCAGGGCCTTCTGGTCGTGGTGGTCACGCTGCTGGGGGGCGCGGCCTTCACGCTCGGCGCGCCGCAGCTGCCCCGGCTGCGCACGGGTG encodes:
- a CDS encoding ammonium transporter, whose protein sequence is MRTPDRTTALAAAPLLALALGSAALAQGAATPPPTLNSGDTAWMLVSAALVLLMTPGLAFFYGGLTRAQSVLNTMMMSVVSIGLVGVLWMLAGYTIAFGPNGNALVGGFSNLGLEGLQGQLTGTIPSYVFAAFQAMFAIIALALISGAVIERMRFGAFVLFGGLWSLLIYSPLAHWVWSSDGWLFKDGALDFAGGTVIHISAGVSALVAAFVLGPRIGFPRNAHIPHNVPLVLLGAGLLWFGWMGFNAGSAAAANQTAGLAFITTLIAPAAAMLTWLVWESSRAGKPTAVGAATGLVVGLVAITPACAFVSPWAAVIVGAVGATASYWAVQLKHRLRADDSLDVFACHGVAGIVGALLTGALAFTTGSGKPWGEQMLTQIVSVVASVVWAGVGSFVLLKLVGLVMPLRVPASQEVAGIDQSAHSEQGYSENETGLGAPVFLGGD
- the ung gene encoding uracil-DNA glycosylase, which encodes MSDQPDLFGQKDAAPRPVMPAGLPESWRAALADEFAAPSFHALKDFLVEERRTHTVYPPAPDVFNALRLTPLENVRVLILGQDPYHGAGQAHGLSFSVRPGVRVPPSLQNIYKELQTDLPGFTPPRHGDLRAWAEQGVLLLNAVLTVRAGEANSHAGKGWEGFTDAVIRAVNAKPGRVVFVLWGAYARKKAKLITGRQHVIIESAHPSPLSMARFMGSRPFSKVNAALEEAGEAPIDWQLPLKVEAE
- a CDS encoding Sec-independent protein translocase subunit TatA/TatB, producing the protein MPNLGPGEILVILIVALLVFGPRKLPDLGKSLGGALREFRRSTQGLKEDFDGAMRESPAPAQAQTAQPVTQVIAAQPQVVTAQAVTPQAAAPQPQATPTAEPRQG
- the carA gene encoding glutamine-hydrolyzing carbamoyl-phosphate synthase small subunit; the protein is MIRKERAILALEDGTVYRGYAFGYRGETVGEVVFNTSMTGYQEIMTDPSYNGQIVTITYPHVGNYGVAIYDMESNKPYVRGFISREFSGEYSNHRAQQSLEAFMQQYGVVSIQGIDTRALVRRLREGGVVKGVIAHRSYTHPEDAYGEFTPAEEQVYVQRARDHQDIDGHDMTKEVTTPLPYAFPTLRQGKRVVLMDFGIKHTIIERLAEVGIEPIVVPAHTTPAQIMALQPHGLFLSNGPGDPAPLEYAHKTAWEMMGLLPTFGICLGHQILGLAAGGKTFKMKFGHRGGNQPVKNLLTGNVEITSQNHGYAVDIDSIPNGAFVATHVNLNDGTLEGMAHSRYPVFSVQYHPEASPGPHDSRYLFDRFIEEIDAFDGGDGSPIVKASAGRLGV
- the glp gene encoding gephyrin-like molybdotransferase Glp, with the protein product MPLPTSSTPPAFPMHVSVEEARAMLAALLPDPGTETVAVAQALGRVLAGDLAALVSHPSATESALDGIACREADTRGAGPDTPVLLKVVGESRAGEPFTGEVGPGECVRIYTGAPMARGTDAICPVEQLRDQGLDAVELLRAASPGDVRAEGGDFRAGEVVMRAGLPLTSPRLALATALGHAEVRVRRRLRVALLSTGDEVVAPGTPLRAGQVYDSNSVGLGAMLREAGCEVVPLGHAPDRPEALEDAIARAGGADVLLTSGGVSMGKYDFMRDLLIDQGRVSFWKVRMRPGGPALLGGWKGLPVFGLPGNPVSSLVVFHVIVRPALTGQPVQTLHLRAATPFRTLSDKTAFWRATITGGQVSDYGQQGSGVLRSLSDADALVIVPEGQKVEAGDEVDVILL
- a CDS encoding P-II family nitrogen regulator is translated as MKLITAIVRPDRVQQVKEALFQAGISGLTLSRVSGHGGEQEIVEHYRGTRVMVEFHDKVEFRMAVSEPFVDIAIKAICKGARTGEVGDGKIFVQPLERVVRIRTGEEDNSALTPVNETRLTPA
- a CDS encoding DNA topoisomerase IB; amino-acid sequence: MPSRTDLLAEDYLRREGHDPKKFRYFYPDGRPYRDKAGIARIASLAVPPAYEDVYVAPDADAEVQAFGRDAAGRLQYRYHPDFVQAGALKKWQRLSRFAGALPTLKAVTGSDLRAGGLPPRKVLALMTRLLHVARFRVGSDTYARQHQTYGLSTLRQRHVKVEGNTVVFDFKGKHGVSQHKAATDRTLSGNIARLLDLPGPWLFQTVDAEGERRRIHAPELNAYLREVIGPFTAKDFRTWGGTLLAAEYLAEAGVQETERAARKVLVECVKVVAADLGNTPAVTRGSYVCPVIFDRYLEGKVLDDYEPRTARQEAELEGLTRSEAALSRLLASEKTLRGRSRERRATGA
- a CDS encoding FKBP-type peptidyl-prolyl cis-trans isomerase; translated protein: MNIAQNKVVELEYKLTVDGEVIDQSEPGEPLVYLQGHNNIIPGLERALEGKQTGDSLQVTVQPEDGYGVRDEDAIEDLERSDFEDDIEVGATYYAQAEDGSVLPFTVLAIDGDTVQVDFNPPLAGEVLNFDVKVLNVRDATAEELEHGHAHTEGMHDH